The Halobacterium sp. CBA1132 genome has a segment encoding these proteins:
- a CDS encoding metallophosphoesterase translates to MQVAVLSDIHSNLVALETVFDDLPAVDALVCAGDVVGYNAWPAECVDALRERDVPTVMGNHDRMVATDRNFGGNGMAQAGVRHAKAELNDVQRGWVERLPRERTLFDGRVKVVHDHPEVQDRYTYPESFGPHLLGDEDVLILGHTHVQHHEVYDDGVVLNPGSVGQPRDRDPRAAYAVLDLDDLTVEERRVEYDIDRVADAVRDAGLPDATAERLADGR, encoded by the coding sequence ATGCAGGTCGCCGTCCTCTCCGACATCCACTCGAATCTCGTGGCACTGGAGACTGTTTTCGACGACCTCCCGGCCGTGGACGCGCTCGTCTGCGCCGGCGACGTGGTCGGCTACAACGCGTGGCCCGCGGAGTGCGTGGACGCGCTCCGCGAGCGCGACGTGCCGACGGTGATGGGGAACCACGACCGGATGGTGGCGACCGACCGGAACTTCGGCGGGAACGGGATGGCCCAAGCGGGCGTGCGGCACGCGAAAGCCGAGTTGAACGACGTCCAGCGCGGGTGGGTCGAGCGCCTGCCGCGCGAGCGGACGCTGTTCGACGGCCGCGTGAAGGTCGTCCACGACCACCCCGAGGTGCAGGACCGCTACACGTACCCGGAGTCGTTCGGCCCGCACCTGCTCGGCGACGAGGACGTCCTGATTCTCGGGCACACGCACGTCCAACACCACGAGGTCTACGACGACGGCGTGGTGCTGAATCCGGGGAGTGTCGGGCAGCCACGGGACCGCGACCCGCGCGCGGCGTACGCCGTCTTGGACCTCGACGACCTGACTGTCGAGGAGCGTCGCGTCGAGTACGACATCGACCGGGTCGCGGACGCCGTGCGGGACGCGGGGCTGCCGGACGCGACCGCAGAGCGACTCGCGGACGGCCGGTGA